A region from the Lolium perenne isolate Kyuss_39 chromosome 4, Kyuss_2.0, whole genome shotgun sequence genome encodes:
- the LOC139839308 gene encoding uncharacterized protein, producing MKWLPFMSSFVLEKMCGLIQSGVRTDKGFKEVHLNTVTKGLADHCGVTVCSTQVYNHLRKWRQRWVTISRLRDLSGAQWCEDTKCTVLEGEHYCGHVADHPKESEFMNVPIANYDEMHTIFSFGLATGKYAMGSSEPLGSPAPPLAPEDADTQESDTVNLDADKPTDAPEKPTAGKRKRGAFTDDELVAFTNMTVAVKEVAHAIRANKPTDMHPGMYNAVMEMLGFTEDDLMVALIHLVDHKAQGSSFIGMIEPHRVLWLRNYLGKGMWCFAAGFEESTAHGESVKIRLPSHPGGLRGAKRSEPSVSTATVKFFPHFHPPPSDAVNFLSQSLSAEKSMTVGPLREWGRLAETRGLLSASMVSAHRGENLERRELLPSPNPRAASFLIFLLIQSPCPRCLLSSPILTSSSSLQSERRPEQRRRWTWELATAGSSPVARRLYAAAA from the exons ATGAAATGGCTTCCTTTCATGTCCAGCTTCGTGTTGGAGAAGATGTGCGGCTTGATCCAGAGCGGAGTGAGAACTGACAAAGGCTTCAAGGAAGTCCATCTCAATACTGTGACGAAGGGCCTAGCTGACCACTGTGGTGTGACCGtctgctccactcaggtgtataaCCACCTAaggaagtggaggcagaggtggGTCACCATTAGCAGGCTCCGTGATCTAAGCGGTGCTCAGTGGtgcgaggacaccaaatgcaccgtCCTTGAGGGTGAGCACTACTGCGGGCACGTCGCG GATCACCCAAAGGAATCGGAGTTCATGAATGTGCCCATCGCCAACTACGACGAGATGCACACCATCTTCTCCTTCGGCCTCGCCACCGGGAAGTACGCCATGGGATCCAGTGAGCCCCTGGGCTCGCCTGCACCACCTCTTGCACCTGAGGATGCTGACACCCAGGAGTCCGACACAGTGAACCTCGATGCTGACAAGCCTACCGACGCACCTGAGAAGCCGACCGCCGGCAAGAGGAAGAGAGGTGCCTTCACTGACGATGAGCTGGTGGCCTTCACCAACATGACTGTTGCTGTGAAGGAGGTCGCACATGCCATCAGGGCGAACAAGCCCACAGACATGCACCCTGGCATGTACAATGCGGTGATGGAAATGCTTGGCTTCACCGAGGATGATCTGATGGTCGCCCTCATCCACCTCGTCGAccacaaggcccagggatccagcTTCATCGGCATGATCGAGCCACACCGCGTCCTCTGGCTGAGGAACTACCTTGGCAA AGGTATGTGGTGTTTCGCGGCCGGGTTCGAGGAATCTACAGCTCATGGAGAGTCTGTCAAGATCAG ACTACCCAGCCATCCAGGGGGTCTGAGAGGGGCAAAACGATCTGAGCCGTCCGTTTCTACTGCGACAGTAAAATTCTTCCCCCACTTTCACCCACCACCGTCCGATGCAGTGAATTTTCTTTCACAGTCGCTCAGCGCTGAGAAGTCCATGACAGTTGGGCCCTTACGTGAGTGGGGTCGTTTGGCTGAGACTAGAGGGCTGCTCTCCGCGTCTATGGTTTCTGCCCACCGCGGTGAAAACCTAGAACGTCGCGAGCTGCTCCCGTCCCCCAATCCCCGCGCCGCCTCCTTCCTGATCTTCCTCCTCATCCAATCCCCGTGCCCCCGCTGCCTCCTCTCGTCCCCAATCCTCACCTCCTCTTCTTCTCTCCAATCGGAGCGGCGCCCCGAGCAACGGAGGCGCTGGACGTGGGAGCTGGCGACAGCAGGGAGCTCTCCCGTGGCGCGGCGGCTGTACGCGGCGGCGGCTTga